Genomic DNA from Telopea speciosissima isolate NSW1024214 ecotype Mountain lineage chromosome 2, Tspe_v1, whole genome shotgun sequence:
ccaagtttcaaccaagacagcacaagcggactcacggacagtctcagcagaggtgaatctgtccctgactccgtttagaccaaaaggtgaaaacagagcgagcgaacccacgagcgaaacttcttacttgagtccagtggttgatccgttcgacacctgagacacacttaaaagggatcggatccacgggcggatgtgcttcttaggttcgcccctgcatccgttcgattctTGAGACaggacccgagagcaacaggtccCGGGCGACGGCAaatagagtgaatccgtgcctttgTCCGCTCAGGCTATTACGCAGGGTTTGTGCTAGGCGGATTGACTGGCGGTACCACAATAGATGGATCCAGTTGTTCATCCACCAGCAGTCTTTTCTAAGATTTTAAGGAGTTTTagctccagcttggagcttggagctccaTAGCATCTCAGgaacaagggaggggtgtctaagccttcctagggtcactaaaTCCTAAGCTTAACCTCATGGATCAAAGATCCTATAAGGTTGGGTCTCCATTTGATCCACAGAGATGGGTTTCAAAGTCTAAAACCCAAGTTCTCCAAtaatggctgcaattgcagcaccaAGGGGGTTAGACCAGACCTAAgttagctccattagagctccaactagggaccgagctctACCTTGAGTCCCAAGTGGAAGTCTAGGTTAGCCCTAGGTCAAAGGATCAACCAAAATAAGAGgaatggggagagagagatatcaagtttggagtcttaccttggtgaagAGCTCCAATGGGGAGGCAaggtccaaggctaggtgagcccactttctcttctcccttcctttccatctcttctccttcaccttcttatTCCTTCTTGGTCTggtcagcaagaggaggagatgtggggcagccagccattttggcatagctcccatcttcttcccttcccctctcgttcctcttccactcctacatcttccctctttcttcctccttcttctccttctcttgtctcttctcctccacggttttggggagggggagagatgagagaataaaAGAAGTTAATTTATCTTTAAGGGGGGTAGAAGGGactttagggtgtgtttggttaggggtctttagGATGTGGTTTAGGTCCTTAGgttttaaaatgtgttttaggttaggtcttaggccatgtttggctcaagtcttagaccattaggtccatttaggtagttagggtctgtttggagTTCACCCTAAGTCCATTGGACTCAATTGTctactagggcctgtttggatcactaaaacccattaattacctaagttaggccttgtggaccccacttcATGGTCCAAATAACCAATCCATAGCAAGGGTAGGGGTTCACATGGTCCAAGGGTTCAATTAAGATGCCCGGgacatggggatgtgggtcccacaggaaaataacccaaaaagactGATGACAGCGCGGGCGGATTATCGATCGAATTCACCAGCAGTGAATTCGGTTGTGACTttggtgctgctgtcatggcccaaacttcaaggaaagtggtagggctttggcccacacttccaagtcttcgaggggaatctttctatggtatttccattgcaaggtcatcagtgttgaccatagccataagacattacccattgggtaaggtTTGGATTGCCCCGGGTGATCGAGTCgttgaaccaatcaaaaataaacctaactaaaTATTAATACAGTGGAAAGCACGGGTATACAGAGGCTAAGTTGCATGAAGTTAAATCAAGTCTAAGATGAAACTAAAAAcgtaaattaattaatttaaaggTAACACTAGCAACTGATTAAAGCAGATAGaagatggtgagaaaatactgcttttaggttgaatcaactttaattcagattcatcattcaatctctctcatattcggctcatggcgactacaagccccatgacaaccacagaaaatagggtcccttctaggtataaagtatcttggTGAAATTGTCGTCCGATCGCAACAATGAATCAAAAGTTCAAAGAACTCAGGTACGCATAATCCACTCAGGTATACCGTATCAACGATacgaccacatgaatcaattcaatactattgcttggtaggttaaattgaatcacagaaacaaattaccctaactaaatgtaaacatgattacacaaaaatcacaatgagatgcctaagtcttttccaagcaatcaataagaaaagagaatgctaattaaatcatccttaaagtatcatcttccTAAAAACAAcagcaagtttagttactcatttaacataaatgaaataaagagaaattagGGATACAAGCCAAAGAATTAGAGGGAACAACAGAGTAGAaccaatggcagcaatggcgatggtagatgctctttctctcctcttctttttcctcttccagTCTTCTTCTCCCCAAAACCGTCAACCCCCTTTTGCTCTCGGTCGTTCAATCCCCCAATTCAATTCTCCTCCCCCCCTTTTTGAACTCCATCCGTACCTTCTTTTGGGGGAGAGGTGAtatattttgaattaaaaataaaactaaaaataacCAAAGGGAGTTGCGTTCCACtaggagagtaagagagagggaaagacaacTTGTGAGAtggggatgggagagagaggcaTGTGAGATGGGATGACTtagaaaaaagggtaaaaagatagaaagagagagagagagaaagagaggtaaCAAGATATTTAATAGTTTGTTTTTGAATTAAcaaactagaaagagagagagagagaggtttacgtgagagaatatttctctctttctttcttttattttgtttttcttcacactctccaactttgccataatccatctttggccataatccctccttccttgaacTGAATTGACTCGACCtaagaattaaatgttaaccatttaatttttctgatgtaatgagtccaatatcgatTTTTCTTGAGAAATTTCCTCTTTGTCAAATTATGATAATGCCCTGAGATGACTATTTGCACACATGCGAACCCTTAACCCAGCTGGTAAACATCCAAAATCGGCTAAAGGGACTGATTCTATCACTGATTcatgcttttctccttccaggCCTGCAATGAAATCACATAATAGTATCAAATCCTTAataaatattcaaatacaaaccgtaaataaatagtgatttctatcTAAGATTACAGCCCAATCACACTCCCCAACTTAGCCTTTTGCTCGTCCTCAAGtgaaagagaataaagaaaataactgaCTCGACTCTGGTTCATAAACAATCTATCTATagatgatacattcaaagagataatgacagtttaTGACTGCACATCAACTCATAGGATGCTTGGCTCATGGAAACACCAGAGCTAAGCAATGAACGAGGACTTCTCCTAAGCCATCAAGTGCTCACTTTCTACTTTTTCAACCCACTGGTTCACCATGAATTGTGATATCTAAACCTTTTACAAATGCACATGCTAGCTCGTGTAACACCTCATAATCAATGTAGCTCACTTATTTTTCTCtcaaaacatttttcttttctttctttctttctttctttttatttttttttattttttttattaggtgATTCTCAGATCCATGCAATGTTTTGGCTTTTTAAGTtttctagaaggctcatgtaacgagctttaagccaaccactcccTAACCAGATGactttaggggattgagtgtgaaacactcctcgggcttactcactcaaacccaaaaggctacaagcccaaactggattcaagaataccagtaataataacctaactggtcactccaaccattttaagcgagactccgggcttgtggcctagatggcccggttactaagttgaagcaaTAGAACTAAACtctcataatttttttatttttttatttttttatttttttattttttattttttattttttaaagaaagaggatGCAACACCATTAAGCAGTGGTCTGCCTAAACATTCAAAATGTCACAAACTGGGTAGACCTATGTGTTTAGAAGCATTAAGCAAGCTCACAAATGACCGTCGGAGAAATGAAGGTTCAATACTTAACATTGTGTTGAATTAATTTTCTCACAACCTAGAGTCAAATGCACTGCAAAGTAAAAGTATCATTATAAAAATGAATGCATGAAATTTTTTCAAGAATGTAGATGAATCAGAGAGTCATatgtaaaaaaatttcaaaatcctCCCTCCCCAACTTAGACGGCATTGTCCCCAATGACGACTGGAAATAACATATATagaaaaatatgagaaacaAAGGATGAGGAACGAAACCACCTGGGGTGTGGGTGTACGGCAACGAGTGAAATCACTGGAAATAATAGCACAATGAGAATTTAACTCTACTACGGGAGATGGCTCTACAgaataaatcaaaaaaaaaaaaaaaacaccaaacaacgtaaaaagaaaaacaacaaatgTTGTAAATAAAGAAAACGTGGGCTGCCTCCCAAGAGCGCTAAGTTTTACATCTTCAGCCAGACGACAATAAAGCTCAAGGTAGTCCATCAGAAGTATGATCATAATCCACATCCACTAGGTCTAAAGACTCAATTAATTGGCCATCAGCAAGGCCATCAACATAGGGTTTCAGTCTTTGACCGTTAACCTTAAAAGTTTTCCCATTCTACGGATTCCTGATCTCAATAGCACCATGCGGGGCAACAGATACAACCACAAAAGGCCCACCCCACCGAGATCTCAATTTCCTTGGGAATAAATGcaacttagaattaaagagcCAAACACGCTGATTAGGCACAAAGACTTCCGAACTATGTGTTTATCATGAAACGCCTTAGTTCGGTCCTTATAGATGCGTGAGCTCTCATAGGCATCATTACGCAACTCCTCCAATTCAGATAGTTGGAGACGATGAGTGGAACCAGCTTGAGTCATATCAAAATTAATTGTCTTTATGGCCCAATACGCTCGGTGTTCCAACTCAACCAGAAAATGACAGGCCTTACCGAAAACTAATCGGTATGGAGACATACCTATAGGAGTTTTATATGCTGTTTGGTAAGCCCACAAAGCATCAGTCAGCCAAGTAGACCAGTCCTTACAGTCCGGTCTAATTGTCTTCTCCAATATCCGTTTTATCTCTCGGTTCgatacctccacctgaccagatGTCTGGGGATGATAAGGGGTGGCCACTTTGTGGTTAATGGAGTACTTCTTCAGTAAAGCCCCTACCCTCCAATGTCGAAAATGAGAGCCACCATCACTAATGATGACCTTGGGAAATCCAAAGCGGCTAAAAATGTACTCCTGAATGAAAGAgataaccaccttgtggtcattagTCTTCATAGCcttggcttctacccattttGAAATATAGTCAACTGCCAGGAGAATATACTCATTACCGAATGAGGCAGGAAAAGGGCCCATAAAATTGATACCCCAAACGTCAAAAATCTGAACCACTATGATAGGACTTAGGGGCATCTCATCACGTCGGGACAGATTGCTAACTTGTTGGCATCTCACACATGCCTTGCAGAAGGAGTGTGCATCCCGAAATAATCTGGGCCAGTAGAAACCAGACTGCAATACCTTAGCTACAGTTTCCTTGCCACTATAGTGTCCCCCACAGGCAAGGGTATGGCGAAACGATAATATACTCTGAAACTCACTCTCAGAGACATAACGATGAACGACCTGGTCCGAACAGTATCGAAACAGCTCTGGATCCTCCCAGTAGTAGTATCACACATTAGAGAGAAACTTATCTCGAGCTGCTTTATCCCAATCGGGAGGTAATTGGCCAACAGCGAGATAGTTCACTATAGTTGCGTACCATGGAGTCAGTTTCGATGAAATGGAAAACAACTGCTCATCAGGGAAAGTTTCCCGAACCAACTCCGATGTGGGAGAAGAATCCAGAAGAATCTGGGATAAATGGTTTGCTACAACATTTTCTGACCCCTTCTTATCCCTGATCTCCAAGTCGAACTCCTGAAGGAGAAGAATCCACTGGATCAACCTTGGCTTGATGTCATGCTTTGAAAGAAAGTGCCTAAGGGCTGCATGATCCGAGAAGACTATCACCTTCGAGCCCAAAAGATAGGAGCAAAATTTATCCAGGGCAAAGACCACCGCTAGGAGCTCCTTCTCAGTAGTGGTGTAGTTTAACTGAGCATCAGAAAAGGATCTACTAGCGTAGTAAATAACAGATGGCTTCCCATCCACCCTTTGACCAAGTATAGCACCCATGGCATagtcagaggcatcacacatgaTCTCAAATGGTAGAAACCAATCTGGTGACCAGATAATAGGTGCTTTAGACAATGCAGTTTGAAGGGTGTGAAAAGTAGTCAGGCACTTTTCATCAAAGATAAATGGGGCATCCTTGGCGAGGAGATTGCATAAGGGCTTGGAGATGagactaaagtccttgatgaaacGCCTGTAAAACCTGGCATGACCCAAAAAGGAACGAACCTGCTTAACAGTCGTGGGAGGGGGTAGTTTGGCAATCAGAtccactttgaccttatctacCTCAATGCCCTAAGAAGACACTACGTGACCAAGTACATTACCCTTACGAACCATAAAGTGGCTCTTCTTCCAACTCAGAACAAGGTTATGCTCCACACATCGCTGAAGAACAAAAGATAGACGGTGGAGACATTCATCAAAAGATGACCCAAAGATGGAGAAGTCATCCATGAAAACCTCAAGCGAATGGCCGACCATGTCAGAAAATATGGCCATCATGAACCTTTGAAAGGTGGCCGGAGCATTACACAACCCAAACGGCATCCTCCTAAAGGCAAATGTACCAAATGGGCAGGTGGTTTTCTCTTGGTTACCGGGAAAGATGGGGACTTGGTTGTATCCCGAATAACAGTCAAGAAAATAGTAGTAGCTCTGCCCAGCCAATTTTTATAGAATCTGATCAATAAAGGGCAGTGGGAAGTGGTCTTTACACGTGACCTTATTCAATTTTCTGTAGTCGATACAAACACGCCAACCCATAGTGGTACGAGTTAGGACAAGGTCACCTTGGTCGTTAGGGACTATCGTGATTCTGGATTTCTTGGGGACAACTTGAGTTGGACTGACCCACTGACTATCCGAAATAGGGTATATAATACCAACGTCAAGCCACTTTACTACTTCATTTTTCACCACTTCCCTCATATTAGGGTTAAGGCGCCTTGTGGATCTCGCACGGATTTGGGTCCGTCTTCACAATAGATACGGTGCATACAAACAAAAGGGTTAATACCCTTCAGATCAGCTAAAGACCAGCCAATTGCGGCTTTTTGAGCTGATAAAACCTCCAACAGGAGGGACTCTTGCCTTTCAGTAAGATCAGAGGATATGATAACCGGCAGAGTCTCTTCCttggccaagaatgcatatTTTAAGGTATGGGGTAGAGGCTTGAGTTCCAGTTGTGGAGGGGACTCCAGAGAAGAGGGCTTAGGGGATGTAGCCAAGGGTGGCAGAGGCTCATATCTATAGGTCCAGGGAGGCTACCCGGAAGAGGGTTTAAGATCTAACATGGCATTCACCTCTTCAGTAGAGGCCTCTTCATCAAAGCCTTCTGCTCCATAGGACATCACAAGCTACAGAGGATCATTAGTAAGGATCTGGGAAGTGTACTGAGATACAGCTTCATCAATCATATCCAGAGCAAAGCACTcgtcttctctgtaggtcctaaggatgcattgaagatgtttagCCAAAGCTTCTTGTTCCCAAATGATATGTCCATGGCGCCTGATCGACAGTTAATGCAAGCATTGGCAATCGCCAAGAATGGACTCCCTAGtatgatagggggaagcttggctgaGGTAGATTCCATGTCAAGGACTAGGAAGTCCACTGGAAAGTATAAATCATCTACTTTCAAAAGAACATCCGCAAGAAGTCCACGAGGTCTTTTCACAGAACGATCAGCTAACTGAAGTATGACTTCAGTGGACTTCAACTCTCCTAATCGAAACTTATCAAAAACCGAACCAGGTaagatattcacactagcccccaGATCCAACAATGCTTTGTCAATGGAGAGGTCTCCAATGACACAAGAGATGAGTGGTGCACTAGGATCCTTCAGCTTGGGGGGTAGGTTAGTGATAATTGTACTTACCTGTTCTGTGAGGTGTATGGTTTTGGGAGTTTGATTCCTCAGCTTACGCTTTTGAGTGCATAGGTCTTTCAGAAACTTAGCGTAAGCTGGAACCTTCTTGATTGGATCCAATAATGGAAGGTTGATGTGGACTTGTTGAAACAAATCCaacatctccttcatcttctctccttGCTTCCCAAATGGGGGAGAGGATGGAGTTTTGAGAGCATCAGGGAAAGGGACTCGAGGTGTATACTTATCCGATTGAGGTCCCTTCCCAACCGGTCGCTCATTCTCCTTCTCAGTATTTTCTTGGGAATGGACCAAAGAAGGTGTAATGGTTCTATTCCCATCAATGAGAGGCCTCAATGCCTTTGATTCAACTTCTGCCTGGGTTGGGGTTGACTCTGCGGGTGTGGTCTGTTGAGGGGCATTAGAGGGGAAGTCCTCATAGGTAGGTGGTGTGTCATGTATTTCCACCCTCTTACCATTCCTCAGCACTCTAACCGACTGGACTTGTTCCTTACCCCTCCCTATTTGAGCACTATTGGGGTTTCCAATAGGTTGGCTTTGTAGTTGGCTAGTCTCTTTCTTATTGAAGGCTTTGGCAAGTTGACCAATCTGGGTCTCCTGCTTGCTAATAGAGTGAGTGTGGGAGTGCAATAATTGGTCATTGATCCCCACTTTCTGCTTAATACCTTTCAGCACCTTCATTACCTCACTCTCAAAGGATGGGGTATGTTGAGGTGGAGAGTAAGGTTGCTGTTGTCCACCCCTATAGGCATTAGGTTGGGCATTGAATGGTGGCCTAAAGGGTGGATTAGGAGgggttttccaaaaaaaattgggcTGAATTTGCCATCCCAGGTTATAGGTGTTGGAAAATGGGTCGTTACCCAGGTTGGTAAAACCCTGAGTAGCTTGTACCTTTTCTTGGATAAATTCAGGATATTGTACTGCTTAATAACAATCGGTCACATGGTGATTCAGGTCAGCACAGAGGGCACAAGCTTCAGCTTGCTCAGGTGGAGAAAATCCCCTTGAGATTGATGGGGGTTGGGCAAGTCCTCCAGATATTAGgtagtccatttttttttacagtAAGTCAACCTGTGCCTTTATGCCAGCACTCTGGTTGATCTCATAGAGTCCACCCTTTTTCGGTTGCCCAAGCCTGGGGACGTCAGTCCTTGAGGCTGAAGCTCTGTGTTGGGAGTTTTCACTCAGGGtctcaaaaagatcccatgcttcatTCTCGCTCTTATACATAAACGTTCCTCCACAAGAGGCATCCACCATCTGACAATATTGGTCACTAAGACCATCATAGAAGCACTATACCAATTGCCATTTTGGTACAGCATGGTGGGGGCATTTCCGAAGTAGTTCCTTCAGTCTTTCCCAATACTCATGAAATTCTTCACCATTATTCTGGGAGAAGGTGGTGATGGCCCTTCTAATGGTATTGGTTCGGCCTATTggaaaaaacttcttcagaaACTGCTATTGCATTTTCGCCCATGTGGTTACTTGTGAAGAATCCAAGGAATGCAGTCAATGCTTGACTTTATCCTTgagggaaaatggaaatagCAACAATTTTAGGGCATCCTctgagaggttttggatttttactGTAGAGCAAATTTCCAAAAACTCATCAAGGTGCTTATAGGGCTCTTCATTCTGATGTCCATAAAACGATGGCAGCATCTGGAAAATgcttgatttgatttcataatGAGCAACCGCAATTGCAGGTAGCCTAATGCCGGTTTGGGGTTGGTATGTGATCGAGTCGTTGatcgaataaaaaataaacctaactaaacactaatACAGTGGAAAGTACGGTATCAAATCTACGGGGAACAGAGGCTAAGTTGCATGAAATTAAATCAACTCTAAGATGACACTAAAAAcgtaaattaattaatttaaagctAACACTAGAACTGATTAAAGCGAATAGAAGATGGTGACAAACTACTACTTTTATGTTGAATCAACTTAATTCAGATTcatcattcaatctctctcatattcggctcatggtgactacaagccccatgacaaccacagaaaataagatcccttctaggtataaagtatcttggcGAAATTATCGTCCAATCACTACAATGAATcgaaagttcaaagaactcgggtacgcacaatccactcaggtataccgtatcatcgatacgaccacatgaatcaattcaatactattgcttggtaggttaaattgaatcacagaaacaaattaccctaactagatgtgaacatgattacacaaaaatcataatgagatgcctaagtcttttccaagcaatcaataagaaaagagaatgactaattaaatcatccttaaagtatcatcttcccaaaaacagcaacaagtttagttactcatttaacataaatgaaataaagagaagttagggATACAAGACAAAGACttagagggaacaagagagtagaagcaaaggcagcaatggcgatggtagatgctcttcctcttcaagtcttcttcctcccaaaacCGTCAACCCCCGGTCGTTCAATCTCCCCATTCAATTCTCCTCCCCTCCTTTTGAAATCCATCCgtattcttctttttggggggaGGAGATATcggttttgaaaaataaaaaagccaaaaataatCCAAGGGAGTTGCGTTCCACTAGGAGAgttagagagagggaaagacaacGTGTGAGATGGGATGACTTAGAAAAAGGGataaaaagatagaaagagagagataggtaaaaagatatttaatactttgtttttgaattaacaaactagaaagagagagaggggtttaCGTTTGagaatatttctctctttctttcttttattttgtttttcttcactCTCCAACTTTGCCATAATCCATCTTTGGTCATAATCCCTCTTTCCTTGAATTGAATTGActcgacccaagaattaaatgttaaccatttaatttttctaatgcaatgagtccaatatcgatTTTTCTTGAGAAATTTCCACTTTATCAAATTatgataatgcccttgagatgaATATTTGCACACATCCGAACCCTTGACCCAGCTGGTAAACATCCAAAATCGGCTAAAGGGACTGATTCTATCACTGATTTATGATTTTCTCCTTCCAGACCTGCAATCATAAAAATCACATAATagtatcaaatccttcataaatattcaaatacaaaccgtaaataaatagtgatttctatcTAAGATTACAGCCCAATGAGTATGTAGTTGGAGTGAAATGATCACTCAGTGGCCTGGCCTACGGGTTTGCCTCGTCACCCATCCTGATATGGTGTCTAATCCTCCTACAAGTATGTTCAATTTTGGGGTCAAAATCTAATAGGTCAGGTCGGGCTGAGTGCGTACCAAGCATACAACAACCAAACTAAACTAGGCTGGGACCGAGCATGCAAGTGTATCAACCTAGCTATCGGAGTCCAAACATAGTAAGTGTAGGGTTG
This window encodes:
- the LOC122650713 gene encoding uncharacterized protein LOC122650713, with product MKVLKGIKQKVGINDQLLHSHTHSISKQETQIGQLAKAFNKKETSQLQSQPIGNPNSAQIGRGKEQVQSVRVLRNGKRVEIHDTPPTYEDFPSNAPQQTTPAESTPTQAEVESKALRPLIDGNRTITPSLVHSQENTEKENERPVGKGPQSDKYTPRVPFPDALKTPSSPPFGKQGEKMKEMLDLFQQVHINLPLLDPIKKVPAYAKFLKDLCTQKRKLRNQTPKTIHLTEQVSTIITNLPPKLKDPSAPLISCVIGDLSIDKALLDLGASVNILPGSVFDKFRLGELKSTEVILQLADRSVKRPRGLLADVLLKVDDLYFPVDFLVLDMESTSAKLPPIILGSPFLAIANACINCRSGAMDISFGNKKLWLNIFNASLGPTEKTSALLWI